The genomic segment tttcatgttaaaaattaatttttatttttctctccttaaaataatttttacaaatatatataatattaacaattatattttttattacttatatactaaaaatattttaataatctttaatttttatctattaaacattttttttacgtggattcattaaattttataaactttattttcaaatttactttcaatcacttccaaatttttaaaaaaaataacaaatcaattcattctcaaattcatcctcTAATGTGAACACAGCCTAAGACTTGAATTAAAACAACTTTTGTATCTATTCTCACTAATTCCattattacataattaataacatattatatatatatatatatatatatatatatatatatatatattaaagagatctttttatccaattttttttctacttgTTATTAGTTCAAGTtaccattttatttaattttaaatactttttaaatttaaccagatttttaaatttaattactttttgaagttaaataaataaaaatcatctactaaataaataaaaatcatttacaaaataaataaaaactatttataattaaattgtaagacttatttatatttatatttatatttatagtttttataattatttataggtAAGATTTCGAAAGAATGAAATGGTTTTCTAATCTATCATTATTTGTAGCAATAGGCAGCTGCtgcacacaaaaacaaaaaatggaaaaaatctAAAGTgctacaatttaaaaattaaatagaaaatattatacatGAGAAGAAAAATACGGTGAAATCATTACATTACACAacttcaattcaaaatattaagattatGGACATTCGTTTTGAACTCAAAGATTTTAAGTTTTTTCATCTTTGAAGGGAATATGGTGAAATCATTACACAAGgcatttcaaaataataagataatgGAAACTGGTTTTGGTTTTGGACTAAAGATAATGGAAACCCGTATAACAAGAATTCATAGAGTTTCacgtttagtttttatattaaacaaaaatatcttaCAAGAATACATTATCTTTGACATTACCAATCAACAGTTACAACACAACTATCTACAAGAAAGTTGAAAAACATGACACAGAAATGCGACAGATTCAAAAGTGAGATCAGAAGTTTTAAATGTTACATAAGAACAGTTGACAAGTTTGTAGCTTTGACTGAGATATAAAACAATAAGGTAAATTCAATTTATGGCTATGAATATGATTTTCAATGTAATTTCAATATAGTATAGCAAGACCTACGAGCTTACTAAGCTTGATCCTTATTCTGATTGAACATCAAAAACAAAGAATATAACATAAACAATGTTTTGGTTCGTATATATTTCGTAGAGTCAGGTAAACTTCAATAATACTAATTTCTCAAGAAGACAACAAATATATGGGTATTTTACATGCAAATGCCCAGAAAATTCTTAATCCTGGAAATGAGAGAACTCATGCAGCCTTCTAGAGTATTTATTTCTTGTATGATAAATAGTAGTTACCAGCATAACAGAGTTcatcatcaaacataaaaataaaaaagaagcaGACAACGTACAGTACCTGCCAAACTTGTTGATTCCTGAGGATCACCGTCGTTTGTCCCTCTAAGCGATATCTTACCATGTGAACATTCTTTCCACTTCTTATACAAACCAGTCTTGGTGGCCTTCATTTTTGCACCACTCTCTGTCTTTATCTACACTCGAATGGaaagtttatatttatgttcTAATTCTTCAAGGTAGGTGAATAGAAGAATCCCACTTTGCATGGTAAGTATCAATATAAACTATGGGGCTACAAATATTGTACCTTTCCGTTTGCAGCACCATGATCAACATTGTTTAACTTGATGTACTTTTTACTCCTCTGGCACCAGAAGGTTTACATGAGACAAATAAGacaattttcaataaaatttaaaaaataactgtCTTCTCTATAAATCAATCACAACTTCAGTATTACCTTATCCCAGTGATACATAGATCTTTGTTTGTGAATGCCAGCACCATCATCTGCGACTAGAACAAGGACAGCCGAGTCCAATCTAAAAATATTGAGTATTATTAGGACCAAAACCAAACaagcaaaaactaaaaacatgggAAAGGATGGGATTGTATAAATAAAACTGAATCATACATGCTGAAAGTCACAACACAATAATACACAAGCAAACAAATTAAACACAAAAGCACAAACATAATCAGCTAAAAGTTTTAGTTTGGCTTCTGAACTAATAATTTAGAAATGGTTTACAATAAAATCACCCCAATAGCATAATAAAGAAAACTGCTGCCTTTTTGAAGCAAAGTCTTCATTGGCTTTTACTGAAAGGTCAGCCTCCATATGCTGAGAATCATAGCAAAATTAGTAGcaatgttttttgtttcagaATCATAACCACCATGAATATAGTGTATATCTGTATGATGAACTGTGTAATTCAGATAGAAACTTACTTGATTTTTTGGTATTGAACTTATATAGTGATCTTCATCCTTGAAACTTTGGGGCTTTCTCTTAGAACCACGTGCTGCTAAAACTCAAGTAAACAGAATCAGAAACTAATCATCATATTTTTCTGACTTAACTCTTCTAGTCTTATTTCACTCAAATCCTTAATAAAGCATGTCCAAGTAAAAGTAAACCTTGAATTTTTCTACCAATTTTAACCGACAAATTCTTACACGGGAAAGGTATTTGCTGGATGCAACAGGGAAAGAAAATTGCATATCAAACGATAGCCTAGCAGACAGTTTCCACagaaaatccaaaataaaattaactgtTATTGATTCCAATCAGTCAGCAGAATAGTGGAggtcatttaaaaaaaaggaagtcGAATTGTCCAAATCCAAATTTCAGCAGTAGCCACATACCTTTTCCTTATTATCCTTAGATTGCTGTTGTTGGaccaaatttataatattcGCATGAATGGCTCTTTTCTTTGTCATCACATCGCCCCATTGCCCGGAAGGGCCCTGCAATTATCGAGCATCACGTCCAATGTATAGGAAAAGTAGAAAGATAACAATATAGACATGCACATCATAACACTGACAAGGacattcaatatatataaatgaaaaccCAATCATGATACAAATACCCaactctaaaaaataaataagaacgTGCTTGGAAATTGGCATAGAAAGTAAAACAATAAGAATGTGATAGGAGATTAGGAAATTTACTTCAAAAGATAAATGCTGAACTAATGGCTAAGACATTAATATATTGAAATGGAAAATGTTATGTCGTACAAGAGAAGCGTTGATTTTTATTGAACTTGGCAGGTAAGGGTTTTGTTTTTGAATATAAACGAAATGCATTTTTACAGGTCCTCTGCAACAATTCCAGTTCTTCAGAAGTATCATCATACTAGTGTATCTATTTGCACTTCACTTGTAGCTTCAAGTAACACTAGTAGAGTAGCACGATAACCAATATTTGTAATGTCAACTCTCAAGGGCAAGCATACAACACTTTTATGCGTCAATTGCAATGTGCAACCAAATACGCCACAACATTAACTGTGGCAACTGGCAGTATCTTGTCTAACACCATTAGGTcgaaataaaattcaatcagTCCAGTAATTGAATAACCATGAATCAATAAGACGCAGTATAATATCAAACATAAATGTAAGCACTAAAATCTCTTATCTTCGGTCACATAATGTGTATAAATGCAAGAAATCACAGAACAAGGACCACATGGTAGCTTAGAAGTATTTGCAGCTTGCCTTGGATCTTTCAATGCTTCCAAAGAACACCTGGTTTATCTCAGAATGTCAGCAACCCAATACCAAAAGCCAAAGCACTAACTAAATTCCATTTTCGTTGGACATCATTGCATTACTTTATGGCTTGCGTattcagaaaaataacaaattttacttcATCTGCCTAAGGCAAAAGAAGGAAAGCAAATAAGCGAGATCGATTCCAGTTAGGGAAATATCACTCGCTATAAGCCTCTGAAAATTTCATATGAATCATGTAACCAAACACACATCGACCCAAGCATACGATAAAACAAATAGGCACTGCATACTAATGAACACAAACATGGTATATAACAAATAGGCACTAAACTATAATCGtataattcaataatatcaAGTCGAAGgggataaaagaaaaattgaattagatAGATTGAATTTGTTAAACATTGTCAATTCAATAACAAATTGTGTGGAAAATGATTCAATACCACACAACAGTCATTGCATTAGATTAATATCCTAATGATCAGCTCCCAAGAAGTCTCCATGGTCCGCCCTaattcccccccccccccccacccaAAAAAAAAGCAAACAAAACTACCGAGTATTAAGAAACTTTCTCTAACATTTGTATTCAATAACAAAAGGATTTCATTGAACCCCCCCGTTACCCTGAATAAAAGACTTCACTACACCATACAATTAGTTAGAACCCCGTGTCAAAGCTCAGCCTTGACCAATTAACCTACCTTCATTCTCCTAACCCTCTTCCAAAGCCTCAAAAACTACTTATTCTTCACCGTCAAGCCCAGCTCCCCTGCCACAATAACCGTGGTAGCCATATCTAGAAACATGCCATGCTCTACCACCCCAGCAAGGTGCAGAATTGCGTCACTGGCAACCTTCAAATCGCCAATACTCCTCTTGAAATACAAATCCACAATGAAGTTCCCATTGTCCGTGACATAGGGTTCCTCCTTCTCCCCAACAGTCCTAAGCTTGGCAACACACCCAGCCTCCTCAAACAGCTTGCGCAACCTCTCGGCAGTGAACTTCCAACAAAACCGAATAACCTCAACGGGCATGGCCAATCCACTCCCCCCTACATAGTTCACAAGCTTGGACTCATCAACAATGACAATAAACTTCTTGCACGCGCTCTCCACCATCTTCTCCCTCAGGAGGGAGCCACCGCGACCCTTGACGAGGTTGAAAAAGGGGTCAACCTCGTCGGCGCCGTCAATGGCCAGATCGACAACAGGGTGGGAGTCAAGATCGGAAAGGGGGATCCCGAGGGAGAGTGCCTGTTCGTGGGTTATCTTGGAGGTGGGTATTCCAACGATGTCTTTGAGCTTGCCCTGGCGGAGAAGCTCGCCGATGCGGTTGACGGCGTGCTTGGCGGTGGAGCCAGTGCCAAGGCCGAGAACCATGCCGGATTCGACGTACTCGACGGCCTTGTAGGCGGCGATCTTCTTGAGGTCATCTTGGGTGAATATGACAGAGGGGGAGCGGGAGGAGGAAGGGAGGAGAAGGCCGGCGTCCATGGCGGCCTTCTCGGTGTCGATGAAATGGGGGTAGGGAATGGCCATCTGAATGAATGAAAAGGCCAAAACTTGCCAAGCCCAGAGGTTTAAACGTGTGGTGCAAAGATAAAGGATATGTATAGatagagatagagagagagatagGGTTAGAGGGTTATAGAGGGTTGAGATTGTTTGGGTATATATAGAGAAAGCAGTTTTGTTCAAACACTGCGTTTTTGTGGTTTGAAGAGAGATTGACGTGTTTCGCGCGGTTTGGGAAAGAGACACAGAGAAAGAGATTCGACCAAAGAATGCAAGCATGCAGCTTCCGAGGTTTTTTCGAGGGACAAACTTCAAACctaaattttaactatttcaTCTCTTTATTTACAACTTACCTTCCCAACCAAACAACTAATTAATTTCCTTCTCAAAACCTAATGAaaacttttattcttttcactttttatttcttttatctattttttatattctttattacttgaaattctatatttatttatattcaaatgtAAAGATCTTTGTATGTCTTTTTTTTATACACTCGAAAgttgtttattataatttttaattagatgtgTAACTGTTTACATGTATGTATATCTAAATT from the Vigna angularis cultivar LongXiaoDou No.4 chromosome 3, ASM1680809v1, whole genome shotgun sequence genome contains:
- the LOC108322047 gene encoding probable ribose-5-phosphate isomerase 2 gives rise to the protein MAIPYPHFIDTEKAAMDAGLLLPSSSRSPSVIFTQDDLKKIAAYKAVEYVESGMVLGLGTGSTAKHAVNRIGELLRQGKLKDIVGIPTSKITHEQALSLGIPLSDLDSHPVVDLAIDGADEVDPFFNLVKGRGGSLLREKMVESACKKFIVIVDESKLVNYVGGSGLAMPVEVIRFCWKFTAERLRKLFEEAGCVAKLRTVGEKEEPYVTDNGNFIVDLYFKRSIGDLKVASDAILHLAGVVEHGMFLDMATTVIVAGELGLTVKNK